The genome window CGGCGCCAGAAAGAGAAGCGTGGAGGATGGACATGCTCTACCTCGTCGAGAGTACCGTGGCTGTTTCGGCCAGTGTTTCGTCATGGAAGCTAGTCAATCGCGTGCTGGCTGCGTCACTCCTCGAGTAGTTCCCGGGCCCGCTCGAGTTCGGGGCTCGGTACCGAGAGCCGGATGGCCCGTGGCACCGCCCCCTGGAACGACGGCCCGAACACCCCCGCCTGGTCGTTCTGCCGGAGTACCGGGATGCCGGCGCTCTCCAGCTGCGCCTGCACGATGTCGGCCTCGAGGCCGGTGCTGTACGAGCCGATCTGGATCCACTTCGCTTCCATGTCGGTTCCCCGGGTGAGTGTGTGTTCCCGCTTGAAGATGATCCCCTTTCGCGCAATTCCAAACCCGCCTCGGGCGGCTCCCCGGTGCCGCCGAGAAAATCCCGGTGGACAGCACCACAATTCCGCCTCCCTCCCCGATACCAGCCCCGCTACCGCATAACGCCAGATGGATTCCTGCCGGATCAGGCAAATTGCTGCACTTCACAAAGCTAAGTCATGATAAGACAGTCACATAGCCAACTGCACTTTGTGGTACAAGGGGTGCTCTCCATTGGGGAGTCTCGTGTGTCAAAATAATAGTCAGTTTGTCGTGTGGCCCAAGGGGGCCTCCGGCCGGCTCTACAAACCGCTCG of Gemmatimonadales bacterium contains these proteins:
- a CDS encoding DUF2007 domain-containing protein codes for the protein MEAKWIQIGSYSTGLEADIVQAQLESAGIPVLRQNDQAGVFGPSFQGAVPRAIRLSVPSPELERARELLEE